A single Flavobacterium sp. 1 DNA region contains:
- the serS gene encoding serine--tRNA ligase: MLQIAFIRENQEKVISALAKRNMDAREVVEEVVQLDEKRRATQVELDTVLSESNKLSKDIGELMKAGEKSKAAILKEKTVLLKEKSKALAETADVLANELTEKLYTLPNLPADIVPVGKTPEDNLNVYEEGDIPVLHEGAQPHWELVKQYDIIDFELGVKITGAGFPVYKGKGARLQRALINYFLDKNTEAGYQEVQVPHFVNEASAYGTGQLPDKEGQMYHDVTDNLYLIPTAEVPVTNIFRDVIVSENEFPILRTAYTPCFRREAGSYGAHVRGLNRLHQFDKVEIVRVEHPDNSYQALDGMVEHVKNILQELKLPFRILRLCGGDMGFTSALTYDFEVYSTAQERWLEISSVSNFETFQANRLKLRFKDKDGKNQLAHTLNGSSLALPRVLAGILENYQTPEGIVIPEVLRPYCGFDIID; encoded by the coding sequence ATGTTACAAATTGCATTTATTAGAGAGAATCAAGAGAAAGTAATCAGCGCTTTGGCCAAAAGAAATATGGATGCCAGAGAAGTTGTTGAAGAAGTGGTACAATTGGATGAAAAAAGACGTGCTACGCAAGTAGAGTTAGACACTGTTTTATCCGAATCTAATAAATTATCCAAAGATATTGGCGAATTGATGAAAGCCGGTGAGAAATCTAAAGCGGCAATTCTTAAAGAAAAAACGGTTCTGTTAAAAGAAAAAAGCAAAGCATTGGCAGAAACCGCTGATGTTTTAGCAAATGAATTAACAGAGAAATTATACACACTGCCTAATCTTCCTGCTGACATCGTCCCAGTTGGAAAAACACCGGAGGATAACTTAAATGTTTATGAAGAAGGCGATATTCCAGTTTTGCATGAAGGAGCGCAACCGCACTGGGAATTGGTAAAACAATACGATATCATCGATTTTGAATTGGGAGTAAAAATTACAGGTGCTGGATTTCCTGTTTACAAAGGAAAAGGTGCTCGTTTGCAGCGTGCCTTAATTAATTATTTTTTGGACAAAAATACTGAGGCAGGATATCAGGAAGTTCAGGTTCCTCATTTTGTAAATGAAGCTTCGGCTTATGGAACGGGGCAATTGCCGGACAAGGAAGGACAAATGTATCATGACGTTACCGATAATTTATATTTGATTCCAACTGCTGAGGTTCCAGTGACTAACATTTTTAGAGATGTAATCGTAAGCGAAAATGAATTTCCAATATTGCGAACTGCCTATACGCCTTGTTTCCGCCGTGAAGCGGGTTCTTATGGAGCGCATGTTCGCGGTTTGAACCGTTTGCATCAATTTGACAAAGTAGAAATTGTTCGTGTAGAACACCCTGATAATTCATACCAAGCACTTGACGGAATGGTAGAGCATGTGAAAAATATTCTGCAGGAATTGAAATTGCCTTTCCGAATTTTACGTCTTTGCGGAGGAGATATGGGTTTCACTTCGGCTTTGACGTATGATTTTGAAGTTTATTCTACGGCACAGGAACGCTGGCTGGAAATTTCATCTGTTTCTAATTTTGAGACTTTTCAGGCGAATCGTTTGAAATTACGTTTCAAAGATAAAGATGGAAAAAACCAATTGGCACACACATTAAACGGAAGTTCATTGGCTTTACCAAGAGTTCTTGCTGGAATTTTAGAAAATTACCAAACTCCAGAAGGAATCGTAATCCCAGAAGTATTGCGTCCTTACTGTGGGTTTGATATTATAGATTAA
- a CDS encoding ferritin, whose translation MLLKNIETALNKQIRIEAESSQIYLSMACWSEVNGLEGIAQFMYAQSDEERLHMLKLIKYINERGGHAQVTDLKAPKTTYETFKGMFEELYKHEIFVSESINELVHITFQEKDYATHNFLQWYVAEQIEEEATAKTILDKINLIGDDKGGLYLFDRDIQQLSVVSAAANNAAAAK comes from the coding sequence ATGCTATTAAAAAATATAGAAACCGCGCTGAATAAACAAATCCGAATTGAGGCAGAATCCTCTCAAATTTATCTTTCAATGGCTTGTTGGTCTGAGGTAAACGGACTGGAAGGAATTGCCCAATTTATGTATGCTCAATCTGATGAAGAGCGTTTACACATGCTGAAATTAATAAAGTATATTAATGAACGTGGCGGTCATGCTCAAGTTACCGACCTGAAAGCACCAAAAACGACTTACGAAACCTTCAAAGGAATGTTTGAAGAATTATATAAACACGAAATTTTTGTTTCAGAATCTATCAATGAGCTGGTTCATATCACTTTTCAGGAGAAAGACTATGCAACTCACAACTTTCTGCAATGGTATGTAGCCGAGCAAATTGAAGAAGAAGCTACGGCCAAAACAATTTTGGACAAAATCAATTTGATTGGTGACGACAAAGGCGGATTGTATCTTTTTGACCGTGACATTCAGCAGCTTTCAGTTGTAAGCGCTGCTGCCAATAATGCTGCTGCTGCCAAATAA
- a CDS encoding single-stranded DNA-binding protein — protein sequence MKNRVQLIGNAGNDPIIKSFEGGKKLANLTIATNDSYKNDKGERVDQTEWHTVVAWGKTAEIIEKYVTKGKQVAIDGKLTHRSYDDKNGDKRYITEVVVSEIMLLGK from the coding sequence ATGAAAAACAGAGTTCAATTAATCGGGAATGCAGGAAACGATCCAATCATCAAATCTTTTGAGGGAGGAAAAAAATTAGCTAATTTAACAATTGCCACCAACGACAGTTACAAAAACGACAAAGGAGAACGTGTGGACCAAACCGAATGGCATACCGTAGTCGCTTGGGGAAAAACCGCCGAGATTATAGAGAAATACGTAACCAAAGGCAAACAAGTCGCCATAGACGGTAAACTTACCCACAGAAGCTACGATGACAAAAACGGAGACAAACGCTATATCACCGAAGTGGTCGTAAGCGAAATTATGTTGCTAGGGAAGTAA
- a CDS encoding DUF2116 family Zn-ribbon domain-containing protein, which produces MKTCLECGDPIVGREDKKFCSDGCRNAYNNKINKDSTNYMRNINNKLRKNYRILSELNSNADGKSKTTRAKLMSKGFDFEFFTNVLNTKSGNTYYFLYDQGYMVLENDFYMLVKKDI; this is translated from the coding sequence ATGAAAACCTGCCTTGAATGTGGAGATCCAATCGTGGGCCGCGAAGACAAAAAGTTCTGCAGTGATGGCTGCCGAAATGCCTACAACAACAAAATAAATAAGGACAGCACGAATTATATGCGCAATATCAACAACAAATTGCGTAAAAATTACCGAATTTTGTCAGAGCTGAATTCGAATGCCGATGGAAAATCCAAAACAACCCGAGCCAAATTGATGAGCAAGGGATTTGATTTTGAGTTTTTCACCAATGTTTTGAATACCAAATCGGGAAATACCTACTATTTCCTGTATGACCAAGGCTATATGGTTTTGGAGAATGATTTTTATATGCTAGTTAAAAAAGATATTTAA
- a CDS encoding M20/M25/M40 family metallo-hydrolase: MKKNYSSLITVVLIAGILTFLFAFLTPSWSPNEEEKVMEFSTSRALEHITAMTKEPHYVGTKNHETVANYIIKELQKLGLETTAQEGFTLSDWGNLVKSKNIMCRIEGSANGKALLLLSHYDSAPHSFSLGASDDASGVATILEGVRAFLNAKTKNKNDIIILFTDAEELGLNGAALFVTQHQWAKEVGLVLNFEARGSSGPSYMLMETNKGNAGLVKEFAKAGATYPVSNSLMYSIYKMLPNDTDLTVFREQGDIQGFNFAFIDGHFNYHTQQDDVAHLDKSTLKHQGSYLMPLLNYFSNADLNATASTADDVYFTIPFTFISYPFDWVLPMTLIATGLLIVLVFLGKVKRMLKLNDIMKGFFPFLGALIFTGLITYYGWKGLLLLNPQYNDLLNGFTYNGHDYIVAFILMSLSICFFFYQIASKPKVTMNHYVIPLIFWIVLNGFLANSLPGAGFLIIPVYFGLISFAFFIFSQRSNWIVNLICSIPALLIIAPFIQMFPIGLGLKVLFGSAILTVLAFVLLLPVFGAFTKKGSWSLLFFLTAVLFLAKAQYHSGYELGEAKSNSLVYLYNADTNKAHWLTYDTNLDSWTKNYLGEKPKGAKIFNDLKLFSKYNSEFTYASEAPDKRIAGPTITFLKDSVVGFKRYLKIQITPNRKVNRYDIFANEIMRFFNFKANGATTLGQKGTELERGGKKLLSYYVVNNEPLVLQFTINRATVLDMHVMESSFDLMTNQLFSMTPREDWMMPTPFVLNDAIIITQKLKQTPKFVAPVVNPVAVKPELADSLKVVKDSLR, encoded by the coding sequence ATGAAAAAAAATTACTCCTCTCTTATAACTGTTGTTCTCATAGCAGGGATTTTGACCTTTTTATTTGCTTTCCTAACGCCGTCTTGGTCGCCTAATGAGGAAGAAAAAGTTATGGAGTTTTCGACTAGCAGAGCTTTGGAACATATTACAGCAATGACCAAAGAACCGCATTATGTAGGCACAAAAAACCACGAGACCGTTGCCAATTATATTATCAAGGAACTGCAAAAACTGGGTTTGGAAACTACGGCTCAGGAAGGTTTTACGCTGAGTGACTGGGGAAATCTTGTAAAATCCAAAAATATCATGTGCCGTATTGAAGGGAGCGCAAACGGCAAAGCTTTGCTCCTGCTCTCTCATTATGACAGCGCACCGCATTCGTTTTCGCTTGGGGCGAGTGACGATGCCTCGGGTGTGGCAACTATTTTGGAAGGTGTTCGCGCTTTTTTGAATGCTAAAACAAAAAACAAAAACGATATCATTATTCTATTTACCGATGCGGAGGAACTGGGCTTGAACGGCGCAGCACTTTTTGTAACCCAACATCAATGGGCTAAGGAAGTTGGACTGGTTTTGAATTTCGAAGCCAGAGGTTCTTCAGGGCCGAGTTATATGCTGATGGAAACCAACAAAGGAAATGCAGGTTTGGTAAAGGAATTTGCTAAAGCTGGAGCAACCTATCCAGTTTCGAATTCACTGATGTACAGTATTTACAAAATGCTGCCGAATGATACCGATTTAACGGTTTTTAGAGAGCAAGGAGATATTCAGGGATTTAACTTTGCTTTTATCGATGGTCATTTTAATTACCATACACAACAGGACGATGTCGCTCATTTAGACAAAAGTACACTAAAACATCAAGGTTCTTACTTAATGCCATTGCTGAATTATTTCTCGAATGCCGATTTGAATGCCACGGCTTCGACTGCAGATGATGTTTATTTCACAATCCCTTTTACGTTCATCAGTTATCCTTTTGACTGGGTATTACCGATGACGCTGATTGCTACGGGTCTGCTTATTGTATTGGTGTTTTTGGGTAAAGTCAAAAGAATGCTGAAACTGAATGATATCATGAAAGGCTTTTTCCCGTTTTTGGGTGCTTTAATTTTCACCGGACTGATTACATATTACGGCTGGAAAGGATTACTGCTGTTGAATCCGCAGTACAATGATTTGCTCAACGGATTTACCTACAACGGACACGATTATATTGTGGCCTTCATATTGATGAGCCTTTCGATTTGTTTTTTCTTTTATCAGATCGCCTCGAAGCCAAAAGTAACGATGAACCATTATGTGATTCCGCTAATCTTTTGGATTGTGCTGAATGGTTTTCTTGCCAACAGTCTCCCAGGTGCAGGGTTCCTGATTATTCCAGTGTATTTTGGACTAATTTCTTTTGCGTTTTTTATCTTTAGCCAAAGATCCAATTGGATTGTAAACCTCATTTGCAGTATTCCCGCTTTGTTGATTATTGCTCCGTTTATCCAGATGTTCCCGATAGGTTTAGGATTGAAAGTGCTGTTTGGAAGCGCAATTTTGACGGTTTTGGCATTTGTATTGCTGTTGCCGGTTTTTGGGGCTTTTACCAAAAAAGGAAGCTGGTCATTGTTATTCTTCTTGACTGCTGTACTATTTTTAGCGAAAGCGCAATATCATTCGGGTTACGAGTTGGGCGAAGCCAAATCCAACAGTTTGGTCTATCTCTATAATGCTGATACCAACAAAGCTCATTGGTTGACTTATGATACCAATCTAGATTCCTGGACGAAAAATTATCTTGGTGAAAAGCCAAAAGGCGCAAAAATATTCAATGATTTAAAGTTATTCAGCAAATACAATTCGGAGTTCACTTATGCTTCTGAAGCGCCAGACAAAAGAATTGCTGGGCCAACTATTACTTTCCTAAAAGACAGCGTGGTCGGTTTCAAAAGATATTTAAAAATACAGATTACCCCAAACCGAAAGGTCAACCGCTATGACATTTTTGCCAATGAAATTATGAGGTTTTTTAATTTTAAAGCCAATGGCGCAACAACTTTGGGACAAAAAGGAACGGAATTAGAAAGAGGCGGTAAAAAACTGTTGAGCTATTATGTTGTCAATAACGAACCGCTGGTATTACAGTTCACCATCAACAGAGCCACTGTTCTAGATATGCATGTCATGGAAAGCTCTTTTGACTTGATGACCAATCAGTTGTTTAGCATGACTCCAAGAGAAGACTGGATGATGCCAACACCTTTTGTATTGAATGATGCAATAATCATTACCCAAAAATTAAAACAAACTCCGAAATTCGTAGCGCCTGTTGTAAATCCTGTGGCAGTAAAACCGGAATTGGCTGATAGTTTAAAGGTGGTGAAGGATAGTTTACGATAA
- a CDS encoding M1 family aminopeptidase, with translation MKKSLLLIVQILMISTYAQKSASQTLNIAQLEQNMAAKEMNLSVNPNTLNYNVTYQKLEFTVDPTKYFISGIVTSTFTALSDLSTVTFDLTNKLIVSTVVQNGVSIAFVQNTNNELVITLPAILNLGASTTVEIRYSGTPPIGQEAFITTVHNASPILYTLSEPYGARDWWPCKQDLNDKIDAIDVYITAPSQYVSVSNGIEPEVPVINGVSKTTHFHHGYPIPAYLVAIAVTNYSVYSQQGGTAPNQYPIINYIYPETLASVKTQLDQTPLILNLYESLFEIYPFHAEKYGHAQFEWSGGMEHTTVSFMNSFGRDLIAHEMAHQWFGDKITCGAWNDIWLNEGFATYVASLVIENFDGKNAFISEKNKMISSITSKTNGAVYVTDTELSDVDRIFSSRLTYDKGAMVLNMLRFKMGDALFFQGVKNYLKDLNLAYKYAKTADLQSHLEAVYGNSLAEFFNDWIYKQGYPIYTIAAQNLGSGQAKFTINQTQSDASVSYFEMPVPIRVFGTGGQQLDLVLNNTFNGEIFTENVPFTITDITFDPEKNIISKSNTTTLSSKKFELTAAQLFLNPANNILSLDIPSGIIVEKIQFYNMAGQKIKATNTVTSWDVSSWASGVYLMKVKTDIGSQQLKFIKR, from the coding sequence ATGAAAAAAAGCCTTTTGCTGATAGTACAGATTTTGATGATTTCGACTTATGCACAAAAAAGCGCAAGCCAAACATTAAATATTGCGCAGCTTGAGCAAAATATGGCGGCGAAGGAAATGAACCTGAGCGTTAATCCGAATACGCTAAACTATAATGTTACCTATCAAAAATTGGAATTTACTGTAGATCCAACCAAATATTTTATTTCAGGAATCGTGACCAGCACTTTTACCGCGCTGTCTGATCTTTCCACAGTGACTTTTGATTTAACCAATAAACTGATAGTAAGTACCGTTGTTCAAAACGGAGTATCAATAGCCTTTGTACAAAATACCAATAATGAATTAGTCATTACTTTGCCCGCCATTTTAAATTTGGGGGCTTCAACAACAGTTGAAATTCGGTATTCCGGTACTCCTCCCATTGGTCAGGAAGCTTTTATCACGACAGTACATAACGCTTCTCCTATTTTATATACTTTATCAGAACCTTACGGTGCTCGTGACTGGTGGCCATGTAAACAGGATTTAAATGATAAAATTGATGCAATCGATGTTTACATAACGGCGCCTTCTCAATATGTCAGTGTTTCAAATGGTATTGAACCGGAAGTCCCAGTAATTAATGGAGTCAGCAAAACCACCCATTTTCATCATGGCTACCCAATTCCTGCTTATCTTGTTGCCATAGCTGTAACTAATTATAGCGTATACAGTCAACAAGGAGGAACTGCACCCAATCAATATCCAATAATCAACTATATCTATCCCGAAACTTTGGCATCGGTAAAAACACAATTAGATCAAACGCCATTGATTTTAAATTTATACGAAAGCCTTTTTGAAATATACCCTTTTCATGCCGAGAAATACGGACATGCTCAGTTTGAATGGAGTGGTGGAATGGAACACACTACGGTTTCTTTTATGAATAGTTTTGGAAGAGACTTAATCGCTCATGAAATGGCCCATCAATGGTTTGGCGACAAAATCACTTGTGGTGCTTGGAATGATATTTGGCTCAACGAAGGTTTTGCCACTTATGTCGCTTCGCTGGTTATCGAAAATTTTGACGGCAAAAATGCTTTTATTTCAGAAAAGAATAAAATGATCAGCAGTATTACTTCCAAAACCAATGGAGCTGTGTATGTAACAGATACGGAACTTTCAGATGTAGATAGAATTTTTAGCTCCCGATTAACTTATGATAAAGGCGCTATGGTACTTAATATGCTTCGTTTTAAAATGGGCGATGCTTTGTTTTTTCAAGGAGTAAAAAATTACTTGAAAGACCTAAATCTCGCCTATAAATATGCTAAAACTGCTGATCTGCAATCGCATTTGGAAGCTGTTTACGGCAATAGTCTGGCTGAATTTTTTAATGACTGGATTTACAAACAGGGCTATCCAATTTACACTATTGCTGCTCAAAATTTAGGTAGTGGTCAAGCCAAATTTACGATTAATCAAACGCAATCAGATGCTTCGGTTTCCTATTTTGAGATGCCCGTTCCTATTAGGGTTTTTGGAACTGGAGGCCAGCAATTGGATTTGGTTTTGAACAATACGTTTAATGGAGAAATTTTTACAGAAAACGTCCCTTTTACAATTACAGACATCACATTTGATCCTGAAAAAAATATTATTTCCAAAAGCAACACGACAACTTTATCTTCCAAAAAATTCGAATTGACCGCAGCACAATTATTCCTAAACCCAGCCAATAATATTCTTTCGCTTGACATTCCCAGTGGAATAATTGTCGAAAAAATACAATTTTACAATATGGCTGGTCAAAAAATAAAAGCAACAAATACTGTAACTAGTTGGGATGTCAGTTCATGGGCTTCGGGTGTTTATTTAATGAAAGTAAAAACCGATATCGGCTCACAGCAATTAAAATTTATAAAGCGATAA
- a CDS encoding lipocalin family protein — protein MKTKSILIAFLLSIGLFTTSCNSSDENEGDTLAPIEGKWDIVKVGTSINGVETLSDPPQNTPGCNHDYIDLKINNTLVSGDYSSTVSPCALTTQSGTYSRGDSKVTLVINGASTTYDIVNLTLSELKLKNGNAISVYIR, from the coding sequence ATGAAAACTAAAAGCATATTAATTGCATTCTTGTTAAGTATCGGGTTATTTACAACATCTTGTAATTCCAGTGATGAAAACGAAGGAGATACATTAGCCCCAATAGAAGGGAAATGGGATATTGTAAAAGTCGGCACCAGCATTAATGGTGTTGAAACATTGTCTGATCCGCCTCAAAACACACCTGGTTGTAATCATGATTATATTGACCTAAAAATCAATAATACATTAGTTTCAGGGGATTATAGTTCTACTGTTAGTCCTTGTGCATTAACAACTCAGTCAGGAACTTATTCCAGAGGAGACAGTAAAGTAACACTTGTTATAAATGGCGCAAGTACGACTTATGACATTGTTAATCTTACACTTAGCGAATTAAAATTAAAAAATGGAAACGCTATCTCAGTTTACATCAGATAA
- a CDS encoding DUF4375 domain-containing protein — protein MEFGRIIISETAANSENPQDIINSNISVINLMREEKVDDDLIHEDALMSYYLDYYTSQCTEGNFAQFVYNSRWNTELNELIEEGLQLLGAEKHLELFQQQCKKVKLMSSVKREKFFKGKLEGVNPIRDLLNNDTFFEIKENLVALNANFLKSHPDTEILSVDEMFAALEEFVGHEIKRE, from the coding sequence ATGGAATTCGGCAGAATCATTATATCAGAAACCGCGGCAAACAGCGAAAATCCTCAAGATATTATCAACTCTAATATTTCGGTAATCAATTTAATGCGCGAGGAAAAAGTAGATGATGACTTGATTCATGAAGATGCTTTGATGAGTTATTATTTAGATTATTATACTTCCCAATGTACTGAAGGGAATTTTGCCCAATTTGTCTATAATTCCCGTTGGAATACTGAATTAAACGAACTTATCGAAGAAGGTCTGCAATTGCTTGGCGCCGAAAAACATTTGGAATTGTTTCAGCAGCAATGCAAAAAAGTAAAACTAATGAGCAGTGTCAAGCGAGAAAAATTCTTCAAAGGCAAACTCGAAGGCGTAAACCCAATTAGAGATCTATTGAACAACGATACTTTTTTCGAAATAAAAGAAAACTTAGTGGCACTAAATGCCAATTTCTTAAAATCCCATCCTGATACAGAAATCCTTTCTGTAGATGAAATGTTTGCTGCTCTCGAAGAATTCGTGGGGCACGAGATTAAAAGAGAATAA
- a CDS encoding rhodanese-like domain-containing protein, whose amino-acid sequence MEAQIQYYENKLAFEMDPSDLFDALSNGEKVIALDARKAFGFEAEHIPNAINIPHREMSPETTSHLDKEVLYVTYCDGIGCNASTKGALNMTKLGFKVKELIGGIEWWKFDGYATEGIQGNNAGQKIECAC is encoded by the coding sequence ATGGAAGCACAAATACAATATTATGAAAACAAGCTGGCTTTTGAAATGGATCCCTCAGATTTGTTTGACGCTTTAAGCAATGGTGAAAAAGTAATCGCCCTTGATGCCCGAAAAGCTTTTGGATTTGAGGCAGAACATATTCCAAACGCAATTAATATTCCGCATCGTGAAATGAGCCCGGAAACTACCAGTCATTTGGATAAAGAAGTTTTGTATGTAACGTATTGTGATGGAATAGGTTGTAATGCTTCAACTAAAGGAGCTTTGAATATGACTAAATTGGGATTTAAAGTAAAAGAATTAATAGGAGGAATCGAGTGGTGGAAATTTGACGGTTACGCTACCGAGGGAATTCAAGGAAATAATGCAGGACAAAAAATTGAATGTGCTTGTTAA
- a CDS encoding SDR family oxidoreductase has product MKQISILGCGWLGLPLAKALIANGFSVKGSTTSEEKLSGLTTEGIDSFLVALDSERITGAIDDFMLGSETLIINIPPQLRGKNSDSSTENEKIFVEKIKILIPYIEKSTIENVLFVSSTSVYGEVEGTITEETVPKPDTESGKQLLEAESILQDNPNFKTTVLRFGGLIGEDRNPVKFLAGKQNIENPNTRINFIHQEDCIGIILKIIELKSWNEIYNGVSPFHPTRQAYYTQKATELSLPLPAFDHSKTVAEKLILSDKAVAVLGYTFIKTNL; this is encoded by the coding sequence ATGAAACAAATAAGCATATTAGGTTGCGGTTGGTTAGGTTTGCCTTTGGCGAAAGCCTTAATTGCAAATGGATTTTCTGTGAAAGGTTCAACGACTTCCGAAGAAAAACTTTCAGGATTAACAACAGAAGGCATTGATTCTTTTTTGGTTGCACTTGACAGCGAAAGAATAACGGGAGCTATTGATGACTTTATGCTCGGAAGCGAAACTTTGATAATCAATATTCCACCGCAATTGAGAGGAAAAAACAGCGATTCTTCAACTGAGAATGAAAAGATATTTGTCGAAAAGATAAAAATTTTGATTCCGTACATTGAAAAATCGACGATTGAAAATGTGCTTTTTGTGAGTTCGACATCAGTTTATGGCGAAGTCGAAGGAACGATAACTGAAGAAACAGTTCCAAAACCCGATACCGAAAGCGGTAAACAATTACTGGAAGCGGAATCGATTTTGCAAGATAATCCCAACTTCAAAACCACGGTTCTCCGTTTTGGGGGACTCATCGGCGAAGACCGAAATCCAGTCAAATTTCTGGCAGGAAAACAAAACATTGAAAATCCAAACACCCGCATCAATTTTATCCATCAAGAAGATTGCATTGGAATTATCCTGAAAATCATTGAACTAAAATCTTGGAATGAGATTTACAATGGCGTCAGTCCATTTCATCCCACAAGACAAGCATATTATACTCAAAAAGCAACCGAATTAAGTTTACCTTTGCCAGCGTTTGATCATTCCAAAACGGTTGCAGAAAAACTCATTTTGAGCGACAAAGCAGTAGCCGTTTTGGGCTATACCTTCATTAAAACCAATTTATAA
- a CDS encoding DMT family transporter → MTSRIKTAIKTKVNFIGLPILALCWVGFFWGTTWLASKEGVRHMPGLQVAAIRQFIAGSLYLCYFLLKKTPWPKGKQWKTIIILSILNFSLSNGLSTWGVKYITSGLGSIISAMVPLWILLITIFKGERITRLVVLGILICFGGVCVIFYEHLLDFMHPNFRFGIMISIASTITWSFGTLYTKKKAASFNPYFSLGLQMFISSIFLHTLIGVTGTGIALSEIPANSWWSIAYLVIIGSILTFIAFIYMLQKLPTELSSLYAYINPIVAVILGSLIFGEPLTTAIIFGGSITLLGLYLINYSMRKKR, encoded by the coding sequence TTGACATCAAGAATAAAAACCGCAATTAAGACAAAAGTTAATTTCATAGGATTACCTATTTTGGCTTTATGCTGGGTGGGCTTTTTTTGGGGGACCACTTGGCTGGCTTCCAAAGAAGGAGTAAGGCACATGCCTGGATTGCAGGTCGCCGCTATCAGACAATTTATTGCTGGATCTCTTTACTTGTGCTACTTCCTTTTGAAAAAAACGCCTTGGCCCAAAGGAAAACAATGGAAAACCATTATCATACTCAGTATTCTCAATTTTTCTTTGAGCAATGGTCTAAGCACATGGGGCGTGAAATATATCACCAGCGGTTTGGGCTCAATTATTTCCGCTATGGTACCGCTATGGATTTTATTGATTACTATTTTTAAAGGAGAACGAATCACCCGATTGGTCGTTTTGGGAATTTTAATTTGTTTTGGGGGAGTTTGCGTAATTTTTTACGAACATCTTCTTGATTTCATGCATCCCAATTTTCGATTTGGCATCATGATTTCGATAGCTTCAACAATAACCTGGTCCTTTGGCACTTTATATACCAAGAAAAAAGCAGCCAGTTTCAATCCGTATTTTAGTTTAGGACTGCAAATGTTTATTTCCAGCATTTTTCTGCATACTCTTATCGGCGTTACAGGAACTGGCATCGCGCTTTCAGAAATTCCTGCCAATTCCTGGTGGTCAATTGCCTATTTGGTTATCATCGGATCAATATTGACCTTTATTGCCTTTATTTATATGCTGCAAAAACTCCCTACCGAATTAAGCAGCCTGTATGCTTATATAAACCCTATTGTTGCAGTTATTTTAGGCTCTTTAATTTTTGGAGAACCCTTGACCACAGCAATTATTTTTGGCGGAAGCATTACTTTACTTGGATTGTACTTGATTAATTATTCGATGCGAAAAAAACGTTAA